A window of the Dyadobacter pollutisoli genome harbors these coding sequences:
- a CDS encoding dihydrofolate reductase family protein, with protein sequence MQKVIMDITMSLDGYTAGPQVSLETPLGIGGERLHDWLFKDKTPADEKLVNDLLSSSGSVITGGRTYATAIPEAWGGTSPFKVPTFVLINEVPEVAVDGFTYITTGPEDALNAAKKAADGKNVWIMGGAGTIQQYLKKGLADELHIHIAHVLLNGGTRLFETISKEQTELEKYSLTESPGVTHIYFRVLK encoded by the coding sequence ATGCAAAAAGTAATTATGGACATCACCATGTCCCTGGACGGATACACGGCCGGCCCGCAAGTATCATTGGAGACACCATTGGGCATCGGTGGCGAGCGGCTGCACGATTGGCTTTTTAAAGACAAGACACCGGCGGATGAAAAACTTGTGAATGATTTACTGAGCAGCTCCGGGTCAGTCATCACGGGCGGACGTACCTACGCCACCGCCATTCCGGAAGCCTGGGGAGGTACCAGTCCTTTCAAAGTACCCACGTTCGTTTTGATTAATGAGGTGCCCGAGGTTGCTGTGGATGGATTTACCTACATTACCACCGGGCCGGAAGATGCATTGAATGCGGCCAAAAAAGCTGCGGACGGCAAGAATGTATGGATCATGGGCGGCGCGGGTACCATTCAGCAATACCTGAAAAAAGGTCTTGCTGACGAACTGCATATTCACATTGCCCATGTCCTGCTCAATGGCGGCACCCGACTATTTGAAACAATTAGTAAAGAACAAACTGAACTTGAAAAGTACAGCCTCACGGAATCCCCAGGAG
- a CDS encoding DinB family protein — translation MENLKSSKLYAIISLYDMQTTYFRNVLDGISDDDTHNRLNTKANHIAWLAGSLVEQRYELARILGVDQQQTSSELFKNNKGIQDDVKYPSLDVFRKDWEAISPLLKEALINLTDEELGKAIQMGPDMTFPLYDLITFISYREANVIGQIALWRRLLNYPAMKYM, via the coding sequence ATGGAAAACTTAAAAAGCAGCAAACTGTATGCTATCATTTCACTATATGATATGCAGACGACCTATTTCAGAAATGTCCTCGACGGAATTTCTGACGACGATACGCATAACCGGCTGAACACCAAAGCCAATCACATTGCCTGGCTAGCGGGCAGCCTGGTAGAGCAGCGCTATGAACTTGCCCGGATACTGGGTGTGGACCAGCAGCAAACTTCCTCTGAGCTTTTCAAAAACAACAAGGGGATTCAGGATGATGTCAAATACCCTTCGTTGGATGTTTTCAGAAAAGATTGGGAAGCCATTTCCCCGTTGTTGAAAGAAGCCCTTATCAATTTGACGGACGAAGAGCTTGGAAAAGCCATTCAAATGGGGCCTGATATGACGTTCCCGCTGTACGATCTCATCACCTTTATCTCCTATCGTGAAGCGAATGTGATTGGTCAGATAGCGCTTTGGCGGAGACTTCTTAATTATCCTGCAATGAAATACATGTAG
- a CDS encoding VOC family protein: MFRKTKAFSGFSVDNLSSAKQFYGDILDLEVSDMAEMPLLKLHIFGGYEVIIYEKPNHEPATFTVLNFPVTDIEEAVKTLKERGVKFESYDYPGLKTDANNISRGDGPTVAWFTDPAGNILSVIQE, encoded by the coding sequence ATGTTTAGAAAAACCAAAGCATTCAGTGGGTTTTCGGTAGATAACCTATCCAGTGCAAAACAGTTTTATGGAGACATCCTGGATCTTGAAGTTTCAGATATGGCGGAAATGCCACTTCTCAAATTACACATTTTCGGCGGCTACGAGGTCATTATCTACGAGAAGCCCAATCACGAGCCAGCAACATTTACGGTGCTCAATTTTCCTGTCACCGACATTGAAGAAGCCGTAAAAACGCTGAAAGAACGCGGGGTAAAATTTGAGAGCTACGACTATCCGGGTCTCAAAACAGACGCAAATAACATTTCACGAGGCGACGGACCGACAGTCGCATGGTTTACCGATCCTGCCGGAAATATCCTTTCCGTCATCCAGGAGTAA